From the Cyanobium sp. M30B3 genome, the window GGCCAGATCTGCCTGGGCCTGATGGAACCAGTCGGCTGAGCGATTCATCCCGGCAGTTTGCTGGGCCGACAGCGGAATTGTTGGATGAGCGGAGCCACTCCTGGGGCAGATCGTTCAGGAACGCCGGAGACCCTGAGCTCAGCGGTGAGCTGTTCGAGAACCTTTGTGGGGCCAGTCCACGAACGAGGGCGGGGGGCCTCCGCCCAGGATCCAGCTGTAGAGCAGGCGGGTGTGCTCGGCCACCTGGGGCCAGCTGAACTGCTCACGCACCAGGGCCTGGCCAGCCGCGCCCATGGCGGCGCGCTCGCTGGCGCTGAGGGCAAAGAGCTGCTGCAGGGAGGCGGCGAGGGGGGCTTCCTGGGGTTCGGCCACCAGGGCGGCGCCGGCGCTGAAGGCCTGGGGCAGGTTGCAGGCTTCGCTGAGCAGGCAGGGCAGGCGGTGGGCCATGGCCTCGAGGGCAGCCATGGGCAGGCCCTCAGAAAACGAGGGCAGCACGAAGGCGCTGGCGGCCTGGAGCACGGCGGCCTTCTCGGCATCGAAAACTGGTCCGAGCACCAACAGGCGCTTGAGCTCGCCGCGCGCCTGGGCGGCCGCCACCCGCTGGGCGAGGGCATCGCCATCGCCATAGCCCACCAGGGCCAGCCACCAGCCGGCGCGTTCGGCGGCAGCGGCGGCGGCCTGCCAGGCGGCCAGCAGGGGATCGAGACCCTTCTTGGGGTGAAAGCGGCCGAGGAAGAGCAGCACGGGCTCGCCGGCCGGCACCACCCCGGCCCAGGCGGGAGGCGGCAGGCGAGGCGCCAAAGGGGCGGGCAGCTCCACACCGTTGGGGATCACGGCGATGGGAACCTGGGGCAAGAGGGCGCGGATGGCGGCGGCCTCCGCGGGGCAGAGGGCATGCAGGCAGCGGGCCGAACCCAGGGCACGCCGCTCCCACAGCCGCCACACCATCTGCTTGCGGCGGCGGGAGATGGCCAGGGCGCCGGGGTCGAGCATGCCGTGGGGGGCGATCACCAGGGGCAGGCCGGCGGCGGCCAGGCGGGGGGCGATGCGGGTGGGGCTGCGCCAGAGGCCGTGGAGGTGGAGGAGATCGGCAGGCGGGAGGGCCTGATCTGGGGCAATGGAGGAGGTGGCAATGGAGGAGGTGGCGAGGGCGGCGGCGGCGAGGGCGCGGTCGCGCTGGCGGGGGGGGAAGCGGTCGGCGGTGAGCCAGCTGGGGGCGAGGCCGGCGGCCTGCTGGGCGGCGAGCAGGGCGGCCAC encodes:
- a CDS encoding glycosyltransferase; translated protein: MLCHLSHAADASDGGIATAVAALLAAQQAAGLAPSWLTADRFPPRQRDRALAAAALATSSIATSSIAPDQALPPADLLHLHGLWRSPTRIAPRLAAAGLPLVIAPHGMLDPGALAISRRRKQMVWRLWERRALGSARCLHALCPAEAAAIRALLPQVPIAVIPNGVELPAPLAPRLPPPAWAGVVPAGEPVLLFLGRFHPKKGLDPLLAAWQAAAAAAERAGWWLALVGYGDGDALAQRVAAAQARGELKRLLVLGPVFDAEKAAVLQAASAFVLPSFSEGLPMAALEAMAHRLPCLLSEACNLPQAFSAGAALVAEPQEAPLAASLQQLFALSASERAAMGAAGQALVREQFSWPQVAEHTRLLYSWILGGGPPPSFVDWPHKGSRTAHR